AAGGACGAGGACCAGCAGGAGTTCGGTGAGCATGTGCCGGGTCTTATACCAGACCCATGCGAAGCCGGTGGTATGGCATATCGGGGTGGTCCGGTAACATAACGGTCATATTTTCCCCGGTACCCCCAGGCAACCCCATGTTTTCACTTCAGACGATCTTCGGTAAGGGCGACAAGTTCTACGGTCTGCTCGAGGCCAGCGCCGAGGCCGCGCGCGAGAGCGCGCGTGCCATGCACGAACTGGTCACCCAGACCGACCGCCGACCGGTCATGGCGGCTTTCGCGGCCGCGCGGGCCCGGGAGAAGGCGCTGCATGGGCAGATCGGCGAGGAACTGGTCAACACCTTCGTCACCGCGCTCGACCGCGAGGACATCGAGGCGCTGAACTCGGCCCTGTACAAGATTCCCAAGACCATCGAGAAGTTCGCCGAGCGCTACGTGATCGTGGCCGAACGACTGCCGGGTATCGATTTCGGCCAGCGCGCGGCCCTGCTCGAACGCGCCGCCGACGTCGTGGTGTCGATGATCGGCCAGCTGCGCCACGGCCTGAAGATCGACCCGGTGAAAAAGCTGCGCGACCAGCTCCAGGCGCTGGAATCGGAAGCCGACCGCCTGCTGCTCGATCCCTACCGTTCCCTGTACGCCGAGGGCTCCGATCCCATCCGGGCGGTGCTCGCGAAGGATCTCTTCGAGCTGGTGGAGAAGGCGGTCGACAAGTGCCGCGACGTCGGCAACGTCGTCTATTCCATCGTGCTCAAGAACTCCTGACGGCGGGCGCCCCATGAGCATGGTTCTCGCGGTCGTCCTGATCGCCCTCGCTTTCACCTACATCAACGGCTTCCACGACACGGCCAATTCCATTGCCACCGTGGTCGCCACCAAGGTGCTCACGCCCGGCCAGGCGGTGCTGCTGGCGGCGGTCACCAACCTCGCCGGCGCCCTCTGGGGCACGGCCGTGGCCGCCACCATCGCCTCGGGCCTGATCGACACCGGCGTGGTCGAGGTGGGGTCGCACCTGCTGATCAGCGCGCTGCTCGGCGCCACCATCTGGAACCTCATCACCTGGTGGCTGGGCCTGCCGTCCAGCTCCAGCCACGCCCTGGTGGGCGGCCTGTGCGGTGCCGCGCTGGCGGCGTCCGACGGCAACCTGCATGCCATCATCTGGTGGCAGGGTGGCGCCCACTGGTGGCTGGGCAAGGGCGTGTTGCCCAAGGTGATCGTGCCGATGATCGTCTCGCCGTTCCTCGGCTTCGTGATCGGCTTCCTCATCATGGGTGGCCTGTACGCCCTGCTGGGCTTCTTCTCCAGTCGCCGGGGTTTCCTGCATCGCCTGGGCCGCACGCCGTTCGTCAACAGCTTCTTCGGCAAGGCGCAGATCGTGTCCGCCAGCGCGATGGGCCTGTCGCACGGCATGAACGACGCGCAGAAGAGCATGGGCATCATCGCCCTGGCCCTGGCCGGCGCCACGGCGGCGGGGCAGTTCGACCAGCTCCCGGCGTTCCTGCATTTCCTGCGCATCCCGCATGACCCCTCGGCGGCCGGCGGCTTCCCGATCCCGGTCTGGGTCAAGGTGGTCTGCGCGTTGACCATGGCCGCGGGTACGGCCGGCGGCGGCTGGCGGATCATCAAGACGCTCGGCCACAAGATGGTCAAGCTGCATCCGATCAACGGCTTCGCCGCCGAAGGCAGTTCGGCGGCCGTGATCCTCACCGCCTCGGTGCTCGGCGTGCCGGTGTCCACCACGCACAACGTGTCCGCGTCGATCATGGGCGTGGGGGCCGCCAAGCGATTCAATGCGATTCGCTGGTCGGTGGTGGAACGGATGGTGTGGGCGTGGATTCTCACGCTGCCGATCACGGCGGGGATCGGCTATGGGCTGGTCAAGCTGGGTGGCTTGCTGTTCTGAGGCATCCCGGTTCGCCGATAGGATCGGCGAACCTACAGCGCGTCGGCGTCTCCGTTGACCACCTGCTCCAACTGATCGCCGGTCGCACCCAACTCCTCGATCAGCCGCGCCAGCTCCGGCTCGTCGAGGTAGTCGTAAGGCCGGTTCTCACATAGGTGCAGGTAAGGCGAGCCGTCGAGGTCGGCCTCCGCGAGGTACCCCGTGCGCTGCTCCCAGTTGAAACGCAGGCAGCGCCGCGCGTCCACCCCGGCCAGCGGCCCGATGGGCGTGGACAGGCGAAGGTAGCGCTGGCCGTCGTCGTCCTCCAGCTCCGCCAGGTAAATCCCCTGGTGGCGTCCATCGGGGAGCTCCAGGTCGAAACTGATCAGATACGGCTCGTTCTGCCGTAGCCGGTGGATGCCGCCGAGATGGGAGCGAATCGCCTCGAAATGACGCATGGCCGTGCAGGTCCGTCGTTCGGGTCTCCGATGGTACGCTCACCGCGTCCAGGCAGCATGCACGTTTCGACCATGAACGATGAACTCGACGACGACGAGGCCCGCGAGCTGCGTGCCCAACGCATCCTCGCCGCGGTCGCCGCCATCCCACGCGGCCGGGTGGCCAGTTACGGAGCCATCGCCGCGCGCGCCGGGTACCCAGGCCGCGCCCGCCTGATCGGCCGGGTGCTGGGCGATGCGCCCAACCGGCCCGACCTGCCGTGGTATCGCGTGTTGCGCGCGGACGGCCGCATAGGCATCCCCGTCGGCACGCGCGGCTTTCGCGAGCAATGCCGGCTTCTCAAGGCCGAAGGCGTGACGGTGAAGGACGGTCGCGTGCCGATGAGTGCCTTCGGCCTGGATCACGACCTCGACCGCGCCATCTGGAGTTGGGACTAGCGATATTCGACGACGACGGTGCGCCATGCGCCGGCGGGGGTGCGCGTCATCGCATAGTCGAGGAGGTGGCTGCGCCACGTCCGTCGTGCCACGTGCGCGTCGGGCGTGCTGACGGTCGCGCCCATGTGCTCGGTGGTCTGCACGATGCGGCCCGCGAAGCGGGCGGTGCCGGTGGTACCCGTCTGGGCCGAGACCGGCGACGCGAGGCAGAGGACTAACGTGATCGGCAGCAATGGCTTCATGAGGGCTTTCCCGTGAAGAAAACGTATGAAAATCCGTCCGTTGAGACACGCTGACGGTCCCGGCTCCATTAGCTGCCCGCGGCGAAGCCTTGGCAAGGGAGTTAGCCGAAAATCGCCGTAGGCATCCGGCTTTCAGCGCCCGGTGGCCGTCGAGGCGGCATCACGGTTTGCTAGCATGGGCGGATGCAGTCCTCGGCCCTCGATCTCCTTCACTCCGTATTCGGTTATCCCGCGTTTCGCGGCCAGCAGCAGGCGATCGTCGAAGAGGTGGCCGCGGGGCGCGATGCCCTCGTGCTGATGCCGACCGGCGGCGGCAAGTCGTTGTGCTACCAGATACCCGCGCTCATGCGTTACGGCACCGGCATCGTGGTGTCGCCCCTCATCGCGTTGATGCAGGACCAGGTCGACGCGCTGCTCGAAGCGGGCGTCAAGGCGCGCTATCTCAATTCGAGCCTCGACGCCGCGACCCAGCGCGAGATCGAGGACCGGCTCGTGGCGGGCGAGCTCGACATGCTCTACGTGGCGCCCGAG
This window of the Luteibacter aegosomatis genome carries:
- a CDS encoding DUF47 domain-containing protein; its protein translation is MFSLQTIFGKGDKFYGLLEASAEAARESARAMHELVTQTDRRPVMAAFAAARAREKALHGQIGEELVNTFVTALDREDIEALNSALYKIPKTIEKFAERYVIVAERLPGIDFGQRAALLERAADVVVSMIGQLRHGLKIDPVKKLRDQLQALESEADRLLLDPYRSLYAEGSDPIRAVLAKDLFELVEKAVDKCRDVGNVVYSIVLKNS
- a CDS encoding inorganic phosphate transporter, with the translated sequence MSMVLAVVLIALAFTYINGFHDTANSIATVVATKVLTPGQAVLLAAVTNLAGALWGTAVAATIASGLIDTGVVEVGSHLLISALLGATIWNLITWWLGLPSSSSHALVGGLCGAALAASDGNLHAIIWWQGGAHWWLGKGVLPKVIVPMIVSPFLGFVIGFLIMGGLYALLGFFSSRRGFLHRLGRTPFVNSFFGKAQIVSASAMGLSHGMNDAQKSMGIIALALAGATAAGQFDQLPAFLHFLRIPHDPSAAGGFPIPVWVKVVCALTMAAGTAGGGWRIIKTLGHKMVKLHPINGFAAEGSSAAVILTASVLGVPVSTTHNVSASIMGVGAAKRFNAIRWSVVERMVWAWILTLPITAGIGYGLVKLGGLLF
- a CDS encoding MGMT family protein: MNDELDDDEARELRAQRILAAVAAIPRGRVASYGAIAARAGYPGRARLIGRVLGDAPNRPDLPWYRVLRADGRIGIPVGTRGFREQCRLLKAEGVTVKDGRVPMSAFGLDHDLDRAIWSWD